Below is a window of Microcebus murinus isolate Inina chromosome 3, M.murinus_Inina_mat1.0, whole genome shotgun sequence DNA.
caggcatgtatcaccacacccagctaatttttctatattttgtagagatggagtctggctatactgctcaggctggtctcgaactcctgacctcaagtgattctcccaccttggcctctcaaagtgctaggactacaggcatgagccaccatgcccagaaaattgtaaaattttctGGCTTCCAATTCAAATTTAACCTTACAGACTTTCCCCTTAACTTATTTGAATGTATACTAGATCTCTTCTCGAATACTGAAAATCTTGGCTCCGAACATTAGCATAACTACTTATTTTCTTTGTCCTACTTTACATAAAATAGTTTCGAAATATTACCCATATTAACAATAAGTCTACTAAATCAAGTTTAAGTTTTTTTGCAGTTTCATTTGTTCTTACAATATGTCCCATAGTGTGTGTAAATCTGAACTGCACCTTTTACAAAAAGTGTGTGCTAAGTGCTAGAGGCACCTATGTTGAAAAGCTATCCCCAAAATTGTTTCTAGCCCTGCAGAGAGTTGGGCTGAGTTACTGGAGGTCGCTTACTGCCCGTGCTAAACTCAGACGAGATTCctgcatggctggatactttctggacaaccctcatatttatacacacaatagaatactatttactatttggccataaaaaatgaaatcatgaaaaaacTCCTTTTTTAAGACTTGTAGATGCATGCCAACTTGTTTCACCTCCCCAATCTCCTTGAAAAAAACCGGAAATGTGGGTCTTCTGAAGCACAGGTCTGGGGGTACAGACTTAGGTGATCTGAATGGAATTGGTGAGTGGATGGAATTGCCTGCTAGAGAGACTGTAGAATGAGAGGGTGCAGAATCCAGGGGAACATTGACTTTAGGGACAGTAGCAGTCAGAATATCAGAGAGGCAGGGGGAACCAGCTGGAGCACTAAGTTGCTCTGTAAAAGGGAAAAGAGTTTACATCAGTTGGAGGAGCAACTGTCGTTCTCCCAGGGAGAGCTCCCAAGCACAGCAGGGACCACAAGCCCTAAACGGGCATGGACTTCATTCAGGGCTTTCATTGGCAAGGTCCAGGGATGCAAGCACAGAGCAGGTGGCCTGCCCTGGAGGAAGTCAGTTGTGCAAGAAGTTGGGCCTGGCACTGGGAGGAAATTCCGAGCCTGCGATGCGTCCCAGCTGGGGGTTGACTGTGCAAGAGAGACCGGCGAAGAGCAAGCCAGCGCTGGGAGCTGGCTAGGATTTCTGGTGTAGGCTgcgccctccccccgccccccggccattTCTGTTTAGCCGGTTCTCACCGCCTCAGACCGTGCCAGCACCTTCACTTCCGCCACTAGAGGCGGAGGAAACCAGGTCCCGGCGCTCCCAGGCGCTCCCAGGCCGAAGCCGCAAgttcccgccccgccccgcccccgccaggcGGGGTCCCCGCCCCCACgctcgcggcccctcccgccgcGGCGGCCCGGGGCAGAGGAGTGCGGCATGGAGGGCGGCCTGGGGCGCGCCGTGTGCGTGCTGACCGGGGCCTCCCGCGGCTTCGGACGGGCGCTGGCCCCGCTCCTGGCCTCGCTGCTGTCACCTGGCTCCGTGCTGGTCCTAAGCGCCCGCAGCGACGACGCGCTGCGGCAGCTGGAGGCCGAGCTGAGCGCGGGGCGGCCCGGTCTGCGCGTGGTGCGGGTGCCCGCTGACCTGGGCGCCGAGGCCGGCTTGCAGCAGTTGCAGGGCGCCCTTCGCGAGCTCCCCAAGCCCGAGGGGCTGCAGCGAGTCCTGCTCATCAACAACGCGGGTAAGGCCCCCGGGGGCTGGGGGCGCTCTCCCCATTTGAGCGTTTACTTCCTCCACCGTTGGGAAATTTACCTAGGGAGTAAGATAACATGCCTAAAAGTCCAAAGGCCTCGTTTTCCGGCTGGAATGGCTAGCGTAGGCGGGGCGAACAGGAGGAAGACCTGGAACCGTCGGCGCAAcgtttctccccctccctccgcCACGGTTTGGCTGGCCAGGATTTTCTAAAGCGCCTGCAGAAATTTCCCGATCACCTTTCTCTGCGCCCTCTGGCGGAGGCCTGAGTGGTGTCGCCAAACGAGTAAATTCCCGTGCTTCTCCAAAGACCCCCAAAGCACTCCCAGGGAAAGGCAGGTGCCTTCTCAGTCTGCAGCGTGGGGTGGGTGGGTTCCCCAAGTGTGTCTGTCTGCAGAACTGGAGAAGAGGGAGGCGTCTTCGGAAGTGCTGGGCAGATTCCTCCTCTAGGTCTGGATGGGAAGGAATATCTAGAGGAATTTGGGGAGGCCCCACCTGCACTGGTTTATTCCTAAGGTCTGGTTTTCAGGCACTCTTGGGGATGTGTCCAAAGGCTTCGTAGACCTGGATGACCCAACTGAAGTGAACAACTACTGGGCTCTGAACTTGACGTCAACGCTCTGTCTGACCTCCAGCATCCTGAAAGCCTTCCCAGAACGTCGTGGCCTCACCAGGACCGTGGTCAACATCTCGTCTCTCTGTGCTCTGCAGCCCTTCAAGGGCTGGGCACTGTACTGCGCAGGAAAGGCTGCCCGTAACATGATGTTCCAAGTCCTGGCTGCAGAGCAACCTGGTGTGCGGGTGCTGAGCTATGCCCCAGGTAGGTGGGAAGTGCTGCACCTGTCTGCCAGAGCCGGTGGGTTCTCCTCTGGGGGCTGGGCAAGGTGCTAATCTGCCTCTAGAAAAGGACCCACAGAATATATTGTCCCTGAATCGTGATTACCTCTTAGGGGAAATACAGACTCCAGGGAAGTTAGAactggcagaggccagggataGGGCAGGAAGCAGGGAGCTTCCTGGGCTAGAGGGTGGGGCAGGAAAGTCTGAGGTATTAGATGGAGTTTGAGAAAAGACTAGGGTTGGAATTCCTGGCCTGTACCCCATTTCCTCATGTGAAATGGAGAGGATGCTATCTGTCTAAGGGTACTTtggaggactaaatgagataatatatgtgaacatGATCCCTACCTGTGAAGTGCTAATTGTTAAATAGGACTTATCACACTGTGTTGTCTTCACATATTTActtgtctccttccttcccttgaCAGGAAAGCCTTGAAGGAGGGAACCAtgcactgttttttgtttttttatttcagcatattatgggggtacaaatgtttaggttacgtatattgcccttccctcctccccccaatcCACGCACAGTTCATCTTACATTCTCAGCATCTAGCAAAGCACTGTGCCAAGGCAGTCTGCAGTACATCTTAGTTGAATGAGGAGCAGACAGACATTGCTGAGTCTGACCATCCCAGGCTGAACTGTGCTGGATCATGGGGAGGCAGGGGATGCTGGGATaaataagtttaataaataaGTTTAGAGCCCTTGTTCTCATGAAAGTCAAAAGGGAGTCTTGTGACACTTGGTCTGGTTTCTGACCACCCTACCATGATGCCACAATGCTCCTTTCTTAATAGTCCTCTATTCTAGGCTCGAGCATGCTACAATTAGAAGGTGGTGAAAGAACTTCAGTAGAGTGTATGAGCAACTTAGGTAGAGGTCCAGCAACCTGTCCCCCTTGGGAATAGGATCAGGACCCTGGGACAGAGAGATAGAACGGCCTGCCCAAAGCCCAGATGAGGCAGGTCCAGCATCCCACCTTGCTTCCAAGCCTTCCTCATGTTCTCCAGGactcagccccaccccaacacacacagtcATTCCTGCAGCCAACATTCTGTTCATCACCTATGTTAAACCCAGCCTAGGACTCACTCACACTACAGCGACCAAATGTAAAAGACAGCCAGGAGCAAAGCACACTCCAGAATGCCAcgtggggccaggcacagtggctcacgcctgtaatcctagcactctggaaggccgaggtgggtggattgctcaaggtcatgagttcaaaaccagcctgagcaagagtgagaccccatcactattaaaaataggaagaaattaattggccaactaaaaatatatagaaaaaatgagccgggcatggtggtgcatgcctgtagtcccagctactcgggaggctgaggcagaaggattgcttgagcccaggagtttggggttgccataagccaggctgacaccacagcactctagccagggcaacagagtgagcctctgtctccaaaacaaaaaaaacaaaacaaaacagaatgccACATGGCTAGGTTAGATCTCAGGAGCTGCCCTGGGCATTATGAGGGAGCCAAGATTTTGGGGGAGGTCTCCAGGGCCTGAACAAAGGCAGaggccaaggccgggcgctgtggctcacgcctgtaatcctagctcttgggaggccgaggcgggcggattgctcaaggtcaggagttcaaaaccagcctgagcaagagcgagaccccgtctctactataaatagaaagaaattaattggccaactaatatatatataaaaaattagccgggcatggtggcgcatgcctgtagtcccagctacccgggaggctgaggcagaagggtcacttgagcccaggagtttgaggttgctgtgagctaggctgacgccacggcactcactctagcctgggcaacaaagcgaggcgagactctgtctcaaaaaaaaaaaaaaaaaaaaaaaacaaaggcagagGCCAGcatgttttttcatttcaatcTCTGAAACAATGTTCTAACAAGTGTCCAAAGGTAGAATGTGGTGTTTGGAAAGGTAGCAAGTCTTCTCTCATCAAGGATGTATAAGTGGTCCGGGCTCAGCTGGATGATTCTCCTTCCAACCCTGGCATTCtgttgtcgcgcccgcctcgccagcaaggaagacgcggcaaccggagttcttctgacagtgctttaatggggttccctttaga
It encodes the following:
- the SPR gene encoding sepiapterin reductase, producing the protein MEGGLGRAVCVLTGASRGFGRALAPLLASLLSPGSVLVLSARSDDALRQLEAELSAGRPGLRVVRVPADLGAEAGLQQLQGALRELPKPEGLQRVLLINNAGTLGDVSKGFVDLDDPTEVNNYWALNLTSTLCLTSSILKAFPERRGLTRTVVNISSLCALQPFKGWALYCAGKAARNMMFQVLAAEQPGVRVLSYAPGPLDTDMQQLARETSVDPELRKRLQELKTKGELVDCRISAQKLLSLLQKDMFKSGAHVDFYDK